A part of Methanomassiliicoccales archaeon genomic DNA contains:
- a CDS encoding formate--phosphoribosylaminoimidazolecarboxamide ligase — translation MVPKSKISKVLSEYEKDKITIATLCSHSSLQIFHGAKQEGFRTLGLAVRPNNRHYDAFPLAKPDEIIKLESYTDLIDKADDFLARNIIIVPHGSFVEYMGTSKFEDMPIPTFGNRRVLGWESDRGKMREWIESAGIDMPRVIEDPKSIDRPVLVKYWGAKGGRGFFIAKDYMDFKMGIDMEQPFTIQEYILGTRYYLHYFYSPIKKDGYRVSDGCIELMSMDRRDESNIDEMYKLGAAEELKKLGYFPTFVVTGNVPVVIRESLLPKVFEMGEKVVERSEQLFGGMIGPFCLETIVTDKLEFKVFEISSRIVAGSNPFVSGSPYADLVEPGMSTGRRISREIKVALQKDLIDLVVS, via the coding sequence ATGGTTCCGAAGAGTAAGATCTCAAAGGTCCTGTCCGAGTATGAAAAGGACAAGATCACGATTGCCACGCTCTGTTCTCATTCCTCGCTTCAGATCTTTCACGGGGCCAAGCAGGAAGGTTTCAGGACGCTCGGTCTGGCGGTCAGGCCTAACAACAGGCATTATGACGCTTTCCCGCTCGCAAAGCCGGACGAGATAATAAAACTGGAATCCTACACGGACCTCATTGATAAGGCGGACGACTTCCTCGCCAGGAACATCATCATCGTGCCCCATGGTTCCTTCGTCGAGTATATGGGCACCAGCAAGTTCGAGGATATGCCTATCCCCACCTTTGGTAACAGGAGGGTCCTGGGTTGGGAGTCCGACCGTGGCAAGATGAGGGAATGGATAGAGTCGGCCGGCATCGACATGCCACGCGTCATCGAGGACCCCAAGTCCATCGACCGCCCTGTCCTTGTCAAGTACTGGGGGGCCAAGGGGGGGAGGGGGTTCTTTATAGCCAAGGACTATATGGACTTCAAGATGGGGATCGACATGGAGCAGCCTTTCACCATCCAGGAATACATCCTCGGGACCAGATATTATCTGCATTACTTCTATTCGCCAATAAAAAAGGATGGTTACCGCGTCAGCGATGGTTGCATCGAGCTCATGTCCATGGACCGCAGGGACGAGAGCAACATAGACGAGATGTACAAGCTCGGGGCGGCGGAGGAACTTAAGAAGCTCGGCTACTTCCCCACCTTCGTAGTGACAGGCAACGTCCCGGTCGTGATAAGGGAGAGCCTTCTGCCCAAGGTCTTTGAGATGGGCGAGAAGGTCGTCGAGAGGTCCGAACAGCTCTTTGGCGGCATGATAGGGCCGTTCTGTCTTGAGACGATAGTCACCGACAAGCTCGAGTTCAAGGTCTTTGAGATATCCTCCAGGATAGTTGCCGGCTCCAACCCGTTCGTTTCTGGCTCTCCCTATGCGGACCTGGTCGAACCCGGCATGAGCACTGGCCGCAGGATCTCGAGGGAGATCAAGGTTGCATTACAGAAGGACCTGATAGACCTGGTGGTCTCATGA
- a CDS encoding DNA-binding protein encodes MDKNEIAPHVKEIARVLEGKVEESKIEEELENYLNVYRVSLDTAKRSVVKSFGGDPNALGKEAPRKIADIKGGEASVDILAKVVTVNPKEIPGTDGKPAKQIVYGIVADDTGSMSYTAWDPSRFQARPGDVVLIKNGYTREYNGRVDLNLGSRAIVEQRPKDDMQGGEMSIRSSYSAGPVKVCELSDGMNNVTVSGRILSVERREVPTEDGPKVVFSGILEDDTGRVQYSAWHDFDLKPNEVVKITNGYVKSWKGVPKLNFGEKATVNRLRIEDLPELNRGKPKPRTIMDIEKVGGATDAVVEGTIVDVREGSGLLKRCPQCKRVVQKGACLLHGKVNGTDDLRTKAVLDDGEASMAVIFNRAVTESVLGLTLEDCKRRAQEAMTTDVIKEMIEEKILAMPMSVRGNVLKDDYGLMMIVSEASFVNVDVKEEATKLLTKLEGFQ; translated from the coding sequence ATGGACAAGAACGAGATCGCACCCCATGTAAAGGAGATCGCCAGGGTGCTGGAAGGAAAAGTGGAAGAATCGAAGATCGAGGAAGAGCTTGAGAATTATCTGAACGTCTACCGTGTCTCTCTGGACACGGCGAAGAGGAGCGTCGTCAAGAGCTTCGGCGGTGACCCGAACGCCCTGGGCAAAGAGGCTCCCAGGAAGATCGCCGACATCAAGGGCGGTGAGGCGTCGGTCGACATCCTCGCCAAGGTCGTCACTGTGAACCCTAAGGAGATCCCTGGCACTGATGGAAAGCCGGCTAAGCAGATCGTCTACGGGATAGTCGCCGACGACACTGGTTCGATGTCATACACGGCATGGGACCCTTCCAGGTTCCAGGCAAGGCCGGGCGATGTCGTGCTGATCAAGAATGGATACACCCGCGAGTACAACGGAAGGGTGGACCTGAACCTCGGGAGCAGGGCGATAGTGGAGCAGAGGCCGAAGGATGATATGCAGGGTGGCGAAATGTCCATACGCTCTTCCTACAGCGCAGGACCTGTCAAGGTCTGCGAGCTTTCAGACGGGATGAACAATGTGACGGTCTCGGGCCGGATCTTGTCGGTGGAGAGGCGGGAGGTCCCAACGGAGGATGGACCTAAGGTCGTTTTCTCAGGCATCTTGGAAGATGATACGGGCCGCGTGCAGTACTCAGCATGGCATGATTTCGATCTCAAGCCGAACGAGGTCGTGAAGATCACCAATGGTTATGTCAAATCTTGGAAGGGGGTCCCCAAGCTGAACTTCGGTGAGAAGGCCACGGTCAACAGGCTCAGGATAGAGGATCTCCCAGAATTAAACAGGGGAAAACCAAAGCCAAGGACCATAATGGACATCGAGAAGGTAGGTGGAGCGACCGACGCTGTGGTCGAGGGTACGATTGTGGACGTCAGGGAAGGTTCCGGACTGCTCAAGAGATGCCCTCAGTGCAAGAGGGTGGTCCAAAAAGGGGCCTGCCTTCTCCATGGCAAGGTCAATGGAACAGATGATCTCAGGACCAAGGCGGTCCTGGATGATGGGGAGGCATCGATGGCGGTCATATTCAACCGTGCGGTGACCGAGTCCGTCCTGGGTTTGACCTTGGAGGATTGCAAACGCAGGGCCCAAGAGGCGATGACGACGGACGTGATCAAGGAGATGATCGAGGAAAAGATCTTGGCCATGCCGATGAGCGTCAGAGGGAACGTTCTGAAGGACGATTACGGTCTCATGATGATAGTCAGCGAGGCGAGCTTCGTCAATGTGGACGTGAAGGAGGAAGCGACCAAGCTCCTTACGAAGTTGGAGGGGTTCCAATGA
- a CDS encoding zinc ribbon domain-containing protein produces the protein MARKKFVGSWVILILLILFCWPAALIYFFVKYEEDPSSETRTCMNCGAKISLSYAFCPFCGRSPIQYQPLQQTSDGRSDTSINYCRSCGTKVEPEHGFCKMCGTKLK, from the coding sequence ATGGCAAGGAAGAAGTTTGTTGGTAGCTGGGTGATCCTGATCCTGCTGATCTTGTTCTGTTGGCCTGCAGCATTGATCTATTTCTTTGTGAAATATGAGGAGGATCCCTCCAGCGAGACCAGGACGTGTATGAACTGTGGGGCCAAGATCAGCTTGTCCTACGCATTCTGCCCGTTCTGTGGGAGATCACCGATTCAGTATCAACCATTACAGCAGACATCGGATGGTCGTTCAGATACCTCGATCAACTATTGCAGGAGCTGTGGCACCAAGGTGGAACCGGAACATGGTTTCTGCAAGATGTGCGGGACTAAGTTGAAATGA
- a CDS encoding MEMO1 family protein, with translation MVRRPAVAGQFYSSRAASLRAEVEGCFLSPIGPGMLPKLALNGPRRIVGAMVPHAGLMYSGPVAAHVYNAIASDGFPETFVIIGPNHHGVGKGVAVSTEDFETPLGEVKVDRELVSRLRGVVEQDRVAHMYEHSIEVQLPFLQYIRPDIKLVAISMGYQDHETAKELASSIRRAAEGKDIIVLASSDMSHYVPPSTAKGMDSKVIERILALDAKGVYDAVNRLGVSMCGYGPAMAMLMASDGSKAELLKYATSGDVTPMQQVVGYAGIVVYR, from the coding sequence ATGGTAAGACGCCCCGCCGTCGCAGGTCAATTCTACTCCTCCCGCGCCGCCTCGCTGAGGGCGGAGGTCGAAGGGTGCTTCCTATCACCGATAGGCCCAGGGATGTTGCCGAAGCTTGCGCTGAACGGGCCAAGGAGGATCGTAGGGGCCATGGTGCCGCATGCCGGCCTGATGTACTCAGGGCCTGTGGCGGCGCACGTGTACAACGCAATCGCATCCGACGGGTTCCCCGAGACGTTCGTCATCATAGGGCCGAACCATCACGGCGTCGGAAAGGGCGTGGCGGTAAGCACGGAGGACTTCGAGACGCCTTTAGGGGAGGTGAAGGTCGACAGGGAGCTCGTCTCGAGGCTGAGAGGTGTCGTGGAGCAGGACCGCGTGGCTCACATGTACGAGCACTCCATAGAGGTCCAGCTTCCGTTCCTCCAGTACATAAGGCCCGACATCAAGTTGGTGGCCATCTCCATGGGATATCAGGACCATGAGACCGCAAAGGAATTGGCCTCTTCCATAAGGAGGGCGGCGGAGGGCAAGGACATCATAGTTCTGGCATCCAGCGACATGTCCCATTATGTCCCTCCATCGACTGCCAAGGGCATGGACTCGAAGGTCATAGAGCGAATCTTGGCCTTGGATGCGAAGGGCGTATATGATGCCGTGAACAGGCTCGGAGTATCGATGTGCGGGTACGGTCCAGCGATGGCGATGCTCATGGCGTCGGATGGTTCGAAGGCCGAGCTTCTCAAATATGCGACGTCGGGCGATGTCACGCCAATGCAGCAGGTGGTCGGGTACGCTGGGATCGTCGTATACAGATGA
- a CDS encoding 30S ribosomal protein S2: MSEEANLNLLVPEDVYLTSGVHIGTQQKSADMKGFIFKVRSDGLYVLDVKQTDERIRTAAKFIARYKPERVLVVSARQYGQKPAEIFAKTIGAKALGGDTPDKRYVPGTLTNPQLKNFTEPDIIILTDPAADKLAMEEAMQVTIPIIALCDANNETRNVDFVIPTNNKGRRALACVYWLLTREVLKARGQLMNDADFKLTIDDFEASL; encoded by the coding sequence ATGAGTGAAGAAGCAAACTTGAATCTTCTGGTGCCAGAGGATGTGTACCTGACGTCGGGTGTCCACATTGGTACTCAGCAAAAGAGCGCTGACATGAAGGGTTTCATCTTCAAGGTCAGGTCTGACGGTCTTTACGTACTTGACGTGAAGCAGACGGACGAGCGCATCAGGACCGCTGCGAAGTTCATCGCGCGATACAAGCCCGAAAGGGTACTTGTAGTCTCAGCAAGACAGTATGGTCAGAAGCCGGCGGAGATCTTCGCCAAGACCATCGGCGCGAAGGCGCTCGGAGGCGACACCCCTGACAAGAGATATGTCCCTGGAACGCTCACCAACCCACAGCTCAAGAACTTCACCGAGCCTGACATAATCATTCTGACAGACCCGGCCGCCGACAAGCTGGCAATGGAAGAGGCCATGCAGGTCACCATCCCCATCATCGCCCTCTGCGATGCCAACAACGAAACGAGGAATGTCGATTTCGTCATACCGACTAACAACAAGGGCCGCCGTGCCCTGGCATGTGTCTACTGGCTCCTCACCCGTGAGGTCCTGAAGGCGCGTGGACAACTGATGAACGACGCCGACTTCAAGCTCACCATCGACGACTTTGAGGCGTCGCTCTGA
- a CDS encoding DNA-directed RNA polymerase subunit K, which produces MKYTRFEKARIIGARALQISLGAPVLLDFPEGVIDPIQMAMMEFEKGVIPITVKRDE; this is translated from the coding sequence ATGAAATATACCAGATTTGAGAAGGCGCGCATTATCGGTGCAAGGGCACTGCAGATTTCTCTAGGTGCGCCAGTCCTGCTGGATTTTCCTGAGGGCGTCATAGACCCGATACAGATGGCTATGATGGAGTTCGAGAAGGGAGTGATCCCGATCACGGTAAAACGAGACGAATGA
- a CDS encoding 3-isopropylmalate dehydratase small subunit, whose translation MNGKVWVYGDHINTDLIIPGRYLDDYDPKSLARHVLEDLDPSFSKKVAYGDIIVAGRNFGCGSSREQAPIAIKTAGVGAVIAGSFSRIFFRNAINIGLPVIECKQAATMFRTGERALINIEKGILVNESTGARTRFVPPPDFLMEIIRSGGLVSYTKKMINK comes from the coding sequence ATGAACGGCAAGGTCTGGGTCTATGGCGACCACATCAACACGGACCTGATAATACCGGGCCGCTATCTCGATGATTATGACCCGAAGAGCCTTGCCAGGCATGTCCTGGAGGACCTCGACCCGTCGTTCAGCAAAAAGGTGGCATATGGGGACATCATCGTGGCGGGCAGGAACTTCGGATGCGGTTCCAGCAGGGAACAGGCCCCCATAGCGATCAAGACAGCGGGAGTGGGCGCAGTTATAGCTGGGAGCTTCTCAAGGATATTCTTCAGGAACGCCATCAACATAGGCCTCCCGGTGATCGAATGCAAACAGGCCGCCACGATGTTCAGGACCGGCGAGAGAGCGTTGATCAACATCGAGAAGGGAATATTGGTCAACGAATCCACCGGCGCGAGGACGAGGTTCGTGCCGCCGCCCGATTTCCTGATGGAAATCATAAGAAGCGGGGGCCTCGTCAGCTATACGAAGAAAATGATCAACAAATAA
- a CDS encoding 3-isopropylmalate dehydratase large subunit — MPQMTFAEKVLAKAAGKDHVEPGEIVNAKIDLAMSHENAALVLRSFKEMGAAHVWDRNKIVLLFDHRVPANTTKAAEGHKAVRDFVRQEGLPIFYDMREGICHQVLPEKGHVRPGMLIVGTDSHTTTYGALGAFSTGIGATEMASVWTTGELWLKVPETIRLHFDGKLPAGTMAKDVILNVIGQMGADGADYRCVEYVGPTVASMTIASRMVLCNMAVEMGAKAGVCFPDETTDRYLKGRGNIGYQAVTSDPEAPVERREDYDVSALGPQVACPHSVDNVRPVEEVEGIPIDQALIGSCTNGRMEDLVAAATILSGREVAEGVRLIIVPASREIYLEAADKGLISCFVRSGAVVLNPGCGPCLGAHQGLLAPGERAISTTNRNFKGRMGSPDAEVYLASPLTVAASAVEGAIADPRRLLA; from the coding sequence ATGCCTCAGATGACCTTCGCCGAGAAGGTGCTGGCGAAAGCTGCTGGCAAGGACCATGTCGAACCGGGAGAGATAGTCAATGCCAAGATAGACCTGGCCATGTCGCACGAGAATGCCGCCTTGGTCCTGAGGTCGTTCAAGGAGATGGGCGCGGCCCACGTATGGGACAGGAACAAGATCGTGCTTCTGTTCGATCACAGGGTCCCGGCCAACACCACTAAGGCGGCGGAGGGCCATAAGGCCGTAAGGGACTTCGTGAGGCAGGAGGGGCTGCCAATATTCTACGATATGAGGGAGGGCATCTGCCACCAGGTCCTGCCTGAGAAAGGCCATGTTAGGCCAGGGATGCTGATCGTGGGCACCGATTCGCATACGACGACCTATGGGGCGCTGGGAGCGTTCTCGACAGGGATCGGGGCAACGGAGATGGCCTCCGTATGGACCACTGGAGAGCTATGGCTCAAGGTCCCAGAGACGATCAGATTGCATTTCGATGGAAAACTTCCCGCCGGGACCATGGCCAAGGACGTGATATTGAACGTCATAGGACAGATGGGGGCCGATGGGGCGGATTACCGTTGCGTCGAATACGTCGGCCCGACGGTCGCATCGATGACCATCGCCTCTAGGATGGTCCTTTGCAACATGGCCGTCGAGATGGGGGCAAAGGCAGGAGTATGCTTCCCAGATGAAACGACCGACCGTTATCTGAAGGGAAGGGGAAACATCGGATATCAAGCGGTGACCTCGGACCCAGAGGCACCAGTTGAGAGAAGGGAGGATTATGACGTTTCCGCCCTGGGACCGCAGGTCGCATGCCCTCACTCCGTTGACAACGTCAGGCCCGTCGAGGAGGTCGAGGGCATCCCGATAGACCAGGCGTTGATCGGCTCTTGCACGAATGGAAGGATGGAGGACCTTGTGGCCGCAGCGACGATATTGAGCGGAAGGGAGGTGGCCGAGGGCGTAAGGCTCATCATCGTACCTGCCTCGAGGGAGATATATCTGGAGGCGGCGGACAAGGGATTGATATCTTGCTTTGTGCGGTCCGGGGCGGTCGTCCTCAACCCAGGATGCGGTCCGTGCCTCGGAGCGCATCAAGGCCTGTTGGCGCCGGGGGAGAGGGCGATATCCACGACGAACAGGAACTTCAAGGGGAGGATGGGGAGCCCTGATGCCGAAGTGTATCTTGCAAGCCCGCTCACCGTCGCGGCGAGCGCCGTCGAGGGGGCCATAGCGGACCCCAGGAGGCTGCTGGCATGA
- a CDS encoding TIM barrel protein, translating into MTWNVMRRPRLGMPALIEFSSVEENAALCSSLELSFVELNMNMPYCFPENLAPRMLERVTEETGVGFTMHMPDDLDLASMHRSVREGAVRRAMESVDWAGEAGVELLNFHINPGIYFTLPGHRVWIYDKFYDMFEKNILDVFQTIIDKAKEAGVKVSVENVCNFDLDFVARALCKLTKIDGFHLTWDVGHDAKTSFREREVLLKYERNLAHMHLHDFDGRTDHQVLFKGQLDIMWLLMFASSHGMSVVIETKTIDSVVDSVNALNKRL; encoded by the coding sequence ATGACCTGGAACGTGATGAGAAGGCCAAGATTAGGAATGCCCGCGTTGATCGAGTTCTCCAGCGTCGAGGAGAACGCCGCCCTCTGCAGCTCATTGGAGCTTTCCTTCGTCGAGCTCAACATGAACATGCCATATTGTTTCCCAGAGAATCTGGCACCGAGGATGTTGGAAAGGGTCACGGAGGAGACAGGAGTAGGGTTCACAATGCATATGCCAGATGACCTGGACCTGGCCTCGATGCATCGCTCCGTCCGGGAGGGCGCGGTAAGAAGGGCGATGGAATCGGTGGATTGGGCGGGGGAGGCGGGCGTCGAGCTCCTCAACTTCCATATCAACCCAGGCATCTATTTCACATTGCCAGGTCATAGGGTCTGGATCTACGATAAGTTCTATGACATGTTCGAGAAGAACATCCTCGATGTTTTCCAAACGATAATCGACAAGGCCAAGGAAGCTGGCGTCAAAGTGAGCGTGGAGAACGTATGCAACTTCGACCTGGATTTTGTGGCCAGGGCGCTGTGCAAACTCACAAAGATCGACGGATTCCACCTGACCTGGGATGTCGGACATGACGCAAAGACGTCGTTCAGGGAGAGGGAGGTCCTCCTGAAGTATGAAAGGAACCTGGCCCACATGCACCTTCACGATTTTGATGGTAGGACAGACCATCAGGTCCTTTTCAAAGGTCAGCTGGACATCATGTGGCTTTTGATGTTCGCCTCCTCGCATGGAATGAGCGTGGTGATCGAGACGAAGACCATCGACTCGGTCGTAGATTCGGTCAATGCTCTGAACAAGCGCCTGTGA
- the phrB gene encoding deoxyribodipyrimidine photo-lyase, with product MEQHDVTDILRMRRAVILRQGEGRGPVVYWMSRDQRVDDNWSLTFADALSRERSAVLVVAFCLAPWFLEANKEHYRFMFEGLREVEGRLSALNIPFYFLQGDPPKEVGDLAEEIRASMVVMDHDPLRIKKQWRERLAIDQDVGLSVVDSHNIVPCWEASPKQEYSAATFRPKIGRLLPEFLYRTPPPIRGRSVRNEDGSPMPIDVEAPEASSSIGQRIQIKGGASHALKRLRDLISSGLRGYSADRNDPVIEGQSGLSPYLHFGMISAQRVALEVMRSEAPENDKAAFLEELIVRRELSDNLCHYNSNYDSVEAFPDWSRRSLEEHLGDRREYIYSINELESADTHDPLWNAAQLQMVRTGRMHGYLRMYWGKKILEWSETPQDALFKAIHLNDRYELDGRDPNGYAGIAWCIGGVHDRPWPERPIFGKVRYMSLDGARRKFDVEAYIFRYGREA from the coding sequence ATGGAGCAGCATGACGTGACCGACATCTTGCGAATGAGAAGGGCGGTGATCCTCAGGCAGGGCGAGGGCCGGGGCCCCGTCGTATATTGGATGAGCAGGGACCAGAGGGTGGACGACAATTGGTCGTTGACCTTCGCTGACGCTCTTTCCAGAGAACGCTCCGCAGTCCTTGTCGTGGCGTTCTGCCTCGCGCCATGGTTCCTTGAGGCGAACAAGGAGCATTACAGGTTCATGTTCGAGGGCCTCAGGGAGGTCGAGGGCCGGCTTTCAGCGTTGAACATACCTTTCTACTTCCTTCAAGGGGACCCCCCGAAAGAGGTCGGCGACCTGGCCGAGGAGATCAGGGCATCGATGGTCGTTATGGACCACGATCCATTGAGGATAAAAAAACAATGGAGGGAGAGGTTGGCCATCGATCAGGATGTGGGCCTGTCGGTGGTGGATTCTCACAACATCGTGCCTTGTTGGGAAGCGTCGCCAAAGCAAGAGTATTCCGCAGCGACCTTCAGGCCGAAGATCGGCAGGCTCCTTCCTGAGTTCCTCTATAGGACACCCCCACCGATCAGGGGGAGGTCGGTCAGAAATGAAGACGGCTCTCCGATGCCGATCGACGTCGAGGCCCCAGAAGCGTCTTCTTCGATAGGTCAGAGGATACAGATCAAGGGCGGCGCATCCCACGCCTTGAAAAGGCTGAGGGACCTCATCTCCTCTGGCCTAAGAGGATACTCGGCCGACAGGAACGATCCGGTGATCGAAGGGCAGTCCGGACTCTCGCCCTACCTTCATTTCGGTATGATATCGGCACAAAGGGTGGCGCTCGAGGTCATGAGGTCTGAGGCACCTGAGAACGATAAGGCGGCATTCCTCGAGGAGCTCATCGTCAGAAGGGAGCTCTCCGACAACCTTTGTCATTACAACTCGAATTATGATTCGGTCGAGGCATTCCCCGATTGGTCCAGAAGGTCGTTGGAGGAGCATCTCGGCGACCGGCGCGAATATATTTATTCCATCAATGAGCTGGAATCGGCCGATACCCATGACCCCCTATGGAACGCCGCACAGCTGCAGATGGTCAGGACAGGAAGGATGCACGGTTACCTGAGGATGTACTGGGGCAAGAAGATCCTGGAGTGGTCGGAGACCCCACAGGATGCGCTCTTTAAGGCCATCCATCTAAATGACAGGTACGAGCTCGATGGACGTGATCCCAACGGATACGCAGGCATCGCATGGTGCATCGGCGGCGTGCACGACAGGCCCTGGCCAGAGAGGCCGATATTCGGAAAGGTCAGGTATATGAGCTTGGACGGGGCCAGGCGGAAGTTCGACGTCGAAGCGTACATCTTCAGGTACGGCCGTGAGGCCTGA
- a CDS encoding winged helix-turn-helix transcriptional regulator, with translation MSGQLKGINLPEQDMMPEERRLRVELDKKALYALASDSRLEILKALTNERRTLAQLSEALNADKAGVLRHLKKLEEGGLVTRTEDHGFIYYSLTWKARDLISPGENTKIIILISSVFVLLLATSLVLFAASSSYDLGLGNDRAGEQGQSEGDPVMVNDTDDTSALYLLWAVVLLIPAGALAYMAYVRHRKPRQKDPELAESWSSEGRRELLD, from the coding sequence ATGAGCGGACAGCTGAAAGGGATAAATCTCCCTGAACAGGATATGATGCCCGAGGAGAGACGGTTGAGGGTTGAGCTAGACAAAAAGGCGCTGTACGCATTGGCCTCGGATTCCAGGCTTGAGATATTGAAGGCCCTGACCAATGAAAGAAGGACGCTCGCCCAGCTCTCAGAGGCCCTCAATGCCGATAAGGCAGGCGTCCTCAGACATCTCAAGAAGCTCGAGGAAGGCGGCCTTGTCACCAGGACCGAGGACCACGGGTTCATCTATTACTCCCTTACATGGAAGGCACGGGACCTGATATCCCCCGGCGAGAACACGAAGATAATCATCTTGATCTCCTCGGTCTTCGTGCTGCTGTTGGCCACGTCCTTGGTCCTTTTCGCGGCTTCATCCTCCTATGACCTAGGTCTTGGGAACGACAGGGCGGGCGAACAGGGCCAATCCGAAGGCGACCCTGTCATGGTCAATGATACCGATGACACGTCGGCATTATACCTCCTATGGGCAGTGGTCCTTCTCATCCCGGCGGGAGCTCTTGCCTATATGGCCTATGTCAGGCATAGAAAGCCTAGGCAGAAGGACCCTGAGCTGGCTGAATCCTGGTCCTCAGAGGGCAGGCGGGAGCTTCTCGATTGA